In Tumebacillus amylolyticus, the genomic stretch GACGATCCCCCGCACTTCCGAGTTGCCCAGTTTGGTCTTGGTCTGGCCCTCAAACTGCGGCTCCGGAACTTTGACCGAAATGACGGCACAGATCCCCTCGCGCACGTCGTCGCCCGTCAAGTTGCTCTCGTTTTCCTTGAGCAAGTTGTAGCGGCGGGCATAGTCGTTGATGACGCGGGTCAGCGCCGACTTGAAGCCGGATTCGTGCGTGCCGCCCTCGTGGGTGTTGATGTTGTTGGCAAACGAATAGATGCTGTCTTTGGAGTAGGAATCGTTGTACTGCAGAGCGACCTCCGCGGTGATGCCCTCCTTCTCCCCTTCGGTGAAGACCGGCGGTGAGAACAGCACTTCTTTGCCTTTATTCAAATACTCAACAAAGGACGCAATCCCGCCCTCGTAGTAAAATTCGTCCTGTTTTTCTTGCCCGGAGCGCTCGTCGACCAACGTGATGCGCAAGCCCCCGTTCAAGAACGCCAACTCGCGCAGACGTCCTTCGAGAATCTCGTACTCGTACACGAGCGTCTCTTGGAAAATCTCGTTGTCCGGCTTGAACGTAACAATCGTGCCGGAACGCTCGCCTTCCGCCATGTCGCCCACAGGCTCCAAGGAGTTTTGCGGCGCACCTCGCTCGTAGTCCTGACGATAGATCTTGCCGTTTTGGTGGACTTCGACTTTCAGCCACTCGGAGAGCGCGTTGACGACAGAAGCACCAACGCCGTGCAGACCGCCGGAAACTTTGTAGCCGCCGTCGCCAAACTTCCCGCCGGCATGAAGGACGGTGAAGACCACTTCAACAGTCGGAATGCCCATTTTCGGGTGAACACCCGTCGGAATGCCGCGGCCGTTGTCGATGACGGTGATGGAGTTGTCCTCGTGGATCTTCACGTGAACATGATCACAGTAGCCAGCGAGCGCCTCGTCGATCGCATTGTCGACGATTTCCCAGACGAGATGATGCAGACCCCGGGAAGTGGTGGAGCCAATATACATGCCCGGACGTTTGCGGACGGCTTCGAGTCCCTCAAGGACTTGGATCGAATTCTCATCGTAGACGTAGGCGTTCTGTTCCTGAGTCAATGTCAAACCCTCCAGAGGAAAAAGTAAATATGTATCTGTCTAAAAAGCTAGTATGACCCTAATCTATAAAATTCTATCACTTCTGCAAGCAAAGGAAAAGTCCACCGGGTCATAAGTCCCGATGGACCCCTCGTTCAAGGTCCCTATTCCAGTTCCGAGACGAACCCGGCCCGTTTTTTCAACGTCAGCGAAGAAATCGGCGAGTAAAAGACTTTACGGGTCGTCACAACAAACGACTTGCTT encodes the following:
- the gyrB gene encoding DNA topoisomerase (ATP-hydrolyzing) subunit B encodes the protein MTQEQNAYVYDENSIQVLEGLEAVRKRPGMYIGSTTSRGLHHLVWEIVDNAIDEALAGYCDHVHVKIHEDNSITVIDNGRGIPTGVHPKMGIPTVEVVFTVLHAGGKFGDGGYKVSGGLHGVGASVVNALSEWLKVEVHQNGKIYRQDYERGAPQNSLEPVGDMAEGERSGTIVTFKPDNEIFQETLVYEYEILEGRLRELAFLNGGLRITLVDERSGQEKQDEFYYEGGIASFVEYLNKGKEVLFSPPVFTEGEKEGITAEVALQYNDSYSKDSIYSFANNINTHEGGTHESGFKSALTRVINDYARRYNLLKENESNLTGDDVREGICAVISVKVPEPQFEGQTKTKLGNSEVRGIVETLFAEKFMQFLEENPTTGKKIIEKSLLAFRAREAARKARELTRRKSALEVSSLPGKLADCASRDPAESEVFIVEGDSAGGSAKQGRDRHRQAILPLRGKIINVEKARLDKILSNNEIRAIITALGTGIGDDFNIEKARYHKVIIMTDADVDGSHIRILLLTFFYRYMRDLIKAGYIYMAQPPLFKVSKGKNVSYCYSDKQLEDRLNEIGRQGVNIQRYKGLGEMNPEQLWETTMDPESRTLLQVSIEDAAKAEILFDHLMGDRVEPRRDYIEQNARYANLDI